In Anaerolineales bacterium, the following proteins share a genomic window:
- a CDS encoding site-specific integrase: protein MPEKLTSHLNQNTRLASAIQSWERYLADQGRSPNTVKAFLSDVRLLTTFLPEDVTLGKVTTKDLNRYFEWMEKERDVPCSPKTLARRITATKSLFRWLHKFGALVVDPAEKVAQRSAISPIPTVLTPKEYDEVLLAADRHRRADKADARPYALVYLLLSTGIKKSETLGIKLEHLELDSPNGPQVFIKYAAPTNRYKERKLVLPSDWIPAYEEYAAQYQPKDKLFPWSPRRLEYLLEDISNETGLTKHLSFDMCRWTCALNDYRAGEEPDKIRQKLGVSKIQWRELFIKLQKLAGNK, encoded by the coding sequence ATGCCTGAGAAACTCACTTCACATTTGAACCAAAACACGCGGCTTGCTTCGGCGATCCAATCGTGGGAGAGGTATCTCGCCGACCAGGGACGCTCGCCGAACACGGTCAAAGCCTTCCTCTCGGACGTGCGCCTGCTCACTACGTTCCTGCCCGAAGATGTGACCCTCGGCAAAGTCACCACCAAAGACCTCAACCGCTATTTCGAGTGGATGGAAAAAGAGCGTGACGTGCCGTGCAGTCCCAAAACGTTGGCGAGGCGCATCACCGCCACCAAGTCGCTGTTTCGCTGGTTGCACAAGTTCGGCGCCCTCGTCGTTGACCCCGCCGAAAAGGTCGCGCAGCGCTCCGCTATCAGCCCCATCCCCACTGTGTTGACCCCCAAAGAATACGACGAAGTCCTCCTCGCCGCGGACCGTCACCGCCGCGCGGACAAAGCGGACGCGCGTCCGTACGCGCTGGTTTACTTGTTGCTATCAACGGGAATCAAAAAGAGCGAGACGCTCGGAATCAAACTCGAGCATCTCGAACTGGATTCGCCCAACGGACCCCAAGTCTTCATCAAGTACGCGGCGCCGACGAATCGTTACAAGGAAAGGAAGCTGGTTCTCCCTAGCGATTGGATTCCCGCCTACGAGGAATACGCCGCCCAATACCAACCCAAAGATAAACTCTTCCCGTGGTCGCCGCGGCGATTGGAATATCTGCTCGAAGACATCAGCAACGAGACGGGACTCACCAAACACCTCTCCTTCGACATGTGCCGCTGGACATGCGCCCTCAACGATTACCGCGCCGGCGAAGAACCGGACAAGATCCGCCAAAAACTTGGCGTGTCGAAGATCCAATGGCGCGAGTTGTTCATCAAGTTGCAGAAGTTGGCGGGGAATAAGTAA